From a single Candidatus Izimaplasma bacterium HR1 genomic region:
- the tqsA_1 gene encoding AI-2 transport protein TqsA translates to MNNRNKFLSDEFLNKAIRVLVVIILSLGVILLASQFSNIWISITSAISRVAVPLALVWLVSLVMFPLIKLLERRGVGPRGLSVAVIFISTIAVIFFIIYFLVPYILTQVRLFFETDWPAIQSYFANDLRGDFIFGTDIFDAIEGFINESTIVEDTVGGIVDGLTTSLSSSLINVISIAVVLPVTLIYYLIDYEMINDTLRSIIPKRYEKSASDLGSRLNSTVGAYVRGQILLMLAIGAAATILYRLIGLQYFFVFGIIVGITNIIPYFGAIIAMIPVVAYAIITADTGPGPIAVVLVNVGLQMIEGNVFQPIIMGRQLEIHAIVIIMSIMFFGSLFGTLGVIFAAPIAAALRVLFAFYREKKSEREAASLASGNSP, encoded by the coding sequence ATGAACAACAGAAATAAATTCCTCAGTGATGAATTCCTAAATAAAGCAATACGTGTCTTAGTAGTTATCATACTATCATTAGGCGTAATTCTTTTAGCATCACAATTTAGTAATATTTGGATAAGTATTACCAGTGCCATTTCAAGGGTAGCGGTTCCGCTAGCACTCGTATGGCTTGTTTCGTTAGTAATGTTTCCACTTATCAAATTACTAGAACGTAGAGGAGTAGGTCCAAGGGGACTTAGTGTAGCAGTAATCTTTATTAGTACAATTGCTGTTATCTTCTTTATAATTTACTTCTTAGTACCTTATATCTTAACCCAAGTACGATTATTCTTCGAAACAGATTGGCCAGCAATTCAATCATATTTCGCAAATGATTTACGAGGAGACTTTATCTTTGGTACTGATATATTCGATGCTATTGAAGGATTTATCAACGAATCAACAATTGTTGAAGATACTGTTGGTGGAATTGTTGATGGGTTAACTACTTCATTATCAAGTTCATTAATAAATGTTATTAGTATCGCAGTTGTCTTACCTGTAACGCTTATTTATTACTTAATAGATTACGAAATGATTAACGATACACTTCGTTCAATCATTCCGAAAAGATATGAAAAATCAGCTTCTGATTTAGGTTCAAGATTAAATAGTACAGTTGGAGCTTATGTCCGCGGGCAAATCTTATTAATGTTAGCCATCGGAGCTGCGGCAACAATTTTATACCGTTTAATCGGACTCCAATACTTCTTTGTATTTGGTATTATTGTTGGTATCACCAACATCATCCCATATTTCGGAGCGATTATCGCAATGATCCCGGTTGTTGCTTATGCAATTATTACCGCAGATACTGGTCCTGGACCAATCGCTGTAGTTTTAGTAAATGTTGGACTGCAAATGATTGAAGGAAATGTCTTCCAACCAATCATTATGGGACGACAATTAGAAATTCATGCCATTGTAATCATTATGTCAATTATGTTCTTTGGTAGTTTATTTGGAACACTTGGTGTTATCTTTGCTGCACCTATCGCTGCTGCACTTAGGGTATTATTTGCATTTTACCGTGAGAAAAAATCAGAAAGAGAGGCTGCCTCACTCGCCTCGGGTAATTCACCTTAA
- the tcdA gene encoding tRNA threonylcarbamoyladenosine dehydratase has product MFERLIQLIGEEKLEKLKKSTVLIFGLGGVGGSATEAIARSAFGTIILVDKDTVELSNINRQLVALHSTINHTKTEVLKKRILDINPACNVITYNMFYNFETKDQIWQNKIDYVIDCIDTITFKIDIAKVCQDKGIPHISVMGTGNKYHPEKLEIMPLSKTEYDPIAKVMRKKLRIDYKLNEIIVVASKEIPEKTDSTTQSPSSNAFVPNTAGIIAASYIFNKAIE; this is encoded by the coding sequence ATGTTTGAACGATTAATCCAGTTAATTGGTGAAGAGAAACTAGAAAAACTAAAAAAATCAACAGTTCTTATCTTTGGGTTAGGAGGTGTTGGTGGAAGTGCAACAGAAGCGATAGCTAGAAGTGCGTTTGGCACGATTATCTTAGTTGATAAAGACACAGTCGAATTATCAAATATAAATAGACAATTAGTAGCCCTTCATTCAACGATTAACCATACTAAAACTGAAGTTCTAAAAAAGCGAATCTTAGATATTAATCCAGCATGTAATGTCATAACCTATAATATGTTTTATAATTTTGAAACTAAGGACCAAATTTGGCAAAACAAAATTGATTATGTCATCGATTGTATCGATACCATAACTTTCAAAATTGATATTGCGAAAGTTTGTCAAGATAAGGGAATACCTCATATTAGTGTAATGGGGACAGGTAATAAATATCATCCCGAAAAACTAGAGATTATGCCTTTATCAAAAACTGAGTATGATCCTATCGCAAAAGTAATGAGAAAGAAACTAAGAATCGATTACAAACTAAATGAAATAATCGTTGTCGCTTCAAAAGAAATACCAGAAAAAACTGATTCTACAACCCAATCACCTTCTTCCAATGCCTTTGTTCCAAATACAGCAGGAATTATCGCTGCTAGTTATATCTTTAATAAGGCAATTGAGTAA
- the msrAB gene encoding Peptide methionine sulfoxide reductase MsrA/MsrB yields MSNTLRYSNYNPLWKEEFHKLKTHLDSLLTTLIIDIVHVGSTSVESLGAKPIIDIDVIFSENLEFIIKILETNNYLYEGTKGIEDRHAFKYLKDDFYEHHLYVIKQGSDNLNNHLTLKRALQNNSKYRKQYQDLKQSLIKHSKQDREFYTNGKTSLITRILKEESLMKSIILGGGCFWGVEAYFKQLEGVSTTEVGYINGNGETSYKEVCAGSGHVEAVLLRYDEEVISIKKILDHFFNIIDPTSINKQGNDVGVQYRTGIYNYQPEQLPFIENYITVRQKEYQKPIRIETVTNLTFYPAEDNHQDYLGKNQNGYCHIDLNSHKNVK; encoded by the coding sequence TTGAGTAATACACTAAGATATAGTAATTATAATCCGCTTTGGAAAGAAGAATTTCATAAACTAAAAACGCACCTTGATTCACTACTAACAACTCTCATCATTGATATAGTTCATGTTGGTAGTACTAGTGTCGAATCATTAGGGGCAAAACCAATTATTGACATTGATGTTATCTTTTCAGAAAATCTTGAGTTCATTATTAAGATTTTAGAAACAAATAACTATCTATATGAAGGAACTAAAGGTATTGAAGATCGTCATGCTTTTAAATACCTTAAAGATGATTTTTATGAACATCATCTCTACGTTATAAAACAAGGTAGTGATAATTTAAATAATCATCTTACCTTAAAAAGAGCACTACAAAATAATTCGAAATATAGAAAACAGTACCAAGACTTAAAACAAAGCTTAATCAAACATAGTAAACAAGACCGCGAGTTTTACACAAATGGTAAAACAAGTTTAATCACAAGAATCCTAAAGGAGGAATCATTAATGAAATCAATCATTTTAGGAGGAGGATGCTTTTGGGGAGTAGAAGCATATTTTAAACAGTTGGAAGGAGTTTCAACTACTGAAGTTGGTTATATCAACGGTAACGGTGAAACCAGCTATAAAGAAGTATGTGCTGGTAGTGGCCACGTTGAAGCTGTCTTATTAAGATATGATGAAGAAGTAATCTCAATTAAAAAAATATTAGATCATTTCTTTAATATAATCGATCCTACAAGCATCAATAAACAAGGAAATGATGTTGGTGTTCAGTACCGCACAGGAATCTATAACTATCAACCTGAGCAACTACCGTTTATTGAGAATTACATAACTGTTCGTCAAAAAGAATATCAAAAACCAATCCGTATCGAAACAGTAACGAATCTGACATTCTATCCCGCTGAAGATAACCATCAAGATTACTTAGGAAAAAATCAAAATGGCTACTGCCATATTGATTTAAACTCACATAAAAATGTCAAATAA
- the psuK gene encoding Pseudouridine kinase: MSNKVLVIGAVNIDIFANTEEKYVLEDSNLAKITLGFGGVGGNIATNLNTLNLEVSFITAFSSDLLGNMLYNHYQKLGIDTSNAYTSLDSNSSVYLGVLDELNDLYLGLNDMSIIKEMDRTFLQTKHDYINQFEYIVIDNNLAKETLEYLLKTYQNKTLILDAVSAKKVVKLQSLLKYISVLKVNQIELDVLSKEDTTINQINDLLKQGVKELLVTNKQNPVFYASNDYTEKYETIPCNNIVNATGAGDAFISGYIQALINQKPIAERILNANTLANKTLQSTISTIEKSDINVK; encoded by the coding sequence ATGTCAAATAAAGTCTTAGTAATTGGTGCGGTTAATATTGATATCTTTGCGAATACAGAAGAAAAATATGTCTTAGAAGATTCTAATCTAGCTAAGATAACTTTAGGATTTGGGGGCGTTGGTGGTAATATCGCAACTAACTTAAATACCCTAAATTTAGAAGTCTCTTTTATCACAGCTTTTAGTAGTGATCTACTTGGTAATATGCTTTATAATCACTACCAAAAACTAGGGATAGATACTTCAAATGCCTATACAAGTTTAGATAGTAATTCAAGTGTTTATTTAGGTGTTTTAGATGAACTTAATGACCTATATCTAGGCTTAAATGACATGAGTATCATTAAGGAAATGGATCGTACTTTCCTACAAACCAAACACGATTATATTAATCAATTTGAATATATCGTGATTGATAATAACTTAGCCAAAGAAACATTAGAGTACTTATTAAAAACATACCAAAACAAAACCCTAATATTAGATGCAGTTAGTGCTAAAAAAGTTGTTAAACTACAATCATTATTAAAATATATAAGTGTTCTAAAAGTAAATCAAATTGAGTTAGACGTTTTATCAAAAGAAGATACTACGATAAACCAAATTAATGATTTACTAAAACAAGGAGTAAAAGAACTCCTTGTAACTAATAAACAAAACCCTGTATTTTATGCTTCTAACGATTATACTGAGAAGTATGAAACAATACCATGTAATAACATCGTAAACGCTACAGGAGCAGGTGATGCATTTATCAGTGGATATATTCAAGCATTGATCAACCAAAAACCAATTGCTGAAAGAATCTTAAATGCTAATACCTTAGCAAACAAAACATTACAAAGTACAATAAGTACAATTGAAAAGAGTGATATAAATGTTAAATGA
- the psuG gene encoding Pseudouridine-5'-phosphate glycosidase, translated as MLNDYIELSKEVSKAKAYNLPIVALESTIISHGMPYPENVKTALECERIVRENGAVPATIAILNGKLKIGLSESEIDFLGKEATKIQKTSRRDIAYNITNKINGATTVSATMYIASLANIHVFATGGIGGVHRGAETTMDISADLEELAETPVTVISAGAKSILDIGLTLEYLETKGVPVIGYGTKSLPAFYSRESDFEVNFKIDFPDEIAKLIKTKLELNLRGGMLVANPIPKEYSMPKEVINKAIDEALVEMDKLGIKGKEATPYLLGKIVELTKGKSLESNIKLVYNNCELAAQIATELKKLGV; from the coding sequence ATGTTAAATGATTATATTGAATTAAGTAAAGAAGTATCAAAAGCTAAAGCTTACAATCTACCAATTGTTGCTTTAGAATCAACAATTATTTCTCACGGAATGCCTTATCCTGAAAATGTTAAGACAGCTTTAGAGTGTGAAAGAATTGTTAGGGAAAACGGAGCAGTACCTGCGACGATTGCAATTTTAAATGGTAAACTTAAAATTGGTTTATCAGAATCAGAAATTGATTTCTTAGGAAAAGAAGCAACTAAAATCCAAAAGACTTCAAGAAGAGATATTGCTTATAATATTACTAATAAAATAAATGGTGCAACAACAGTAAGTGCAACAATGTACATTGCTAGTTTAGCTAATATCCATGTCTTTGCGACAGGTGGAATTGGTGGTGTTCACCGCGGTGCGGAAACTACAATGGATATTTCTGCTGATTTAGAAGAATTAGCAGAAACACCAGTTACCGTGATTTCAGCTGGAGCTAAAAGTATTTTAGATATTGGTTTAACTTTAGAATATCTAGAAACTAAAGGTGTTCCTGTTATTGGATATGGTACTAAATCTTTACCAGCATTCTATTCACGAGAAAGTGATTTTGAAGTGAACTTCAAAATCGATTTCCCAGATGAAATTGCTAAACTAATTAAAACAAAATTAGAACTTAATCTACGCGGAGGTATGCTTGTTGCTAACCCAATCCCAAAAGAGTATTCAATGCCAAAAGAAGTCATCAATAAAGCTATTGATGAAGCTTTAGTCGAAATGGATAAATTAGGAATTAAAGGAAAAGAAGCAACACCGTACTTATTAGGTAAAATTGTTGAACTAACAAAAGGAAAATCTCTAGAATCAAATATCAAACTAGTATATAATAATTGTGAGTTAGCAGCTCAAATTGCAACGGAACTTAAAAAACTAGGGGTGTAA
- the tadA_2 gene encoding tRNA-specific adenosine deaminase, with amino-acid sequence MKREGYINWDQYFMGVAILSAMRSKDPVTQVGACIVNKRNRIVGIGYNGFPYGVEDDNYNWGKNDQWLDSKYPYVVHAEPNAILNATVPLDDSTLYVTLFPCNECAKLIIQSGIKEVVFMEDKYHERDSFVASRRMFDSSGVTYRQLDKVEVTLT; translated from the coding sequence ATGAAACGAGAAGGCTATATAAACTGGGATCAATACTTTATGGGTGTGGCGATACTTAGTGCGATGCGCAGTAAGGATCCAGTAACTCAAGTTGGTGCTTGTATTGTAAATAAACGAAACCGTATTGTAGGGATTGGCTATAATGGTTTTCCTTATGGTGTAGAAGACGATAACTACAACTGGGGTAAAAACGATCAATGGTTAGATTCTAAATATCCATATGTTGTCCATGCGGAACCAAACGCTATTTTAAATGCAACAGTTCCTCTAGACGATTCAACTTTATATGTTACATTATTCCCGTGTAATGAATGTGCGAAATTAATCATTCAATCAGGAATTAAAGAAGTTGTCTTTATGGAAGATAAATACCATGAAAGAGATAGCTTTGTTGCTTCTAGAAGAATGTTTGACAGTAGTGGTGTTACCTACCGTCAACTAGATAAAGTTGAAGTAACTTTAACATAA
- the lon gene encoding Lon protease yields the protein MKTIFLKHKVELAILSFFLLVMILITSIKVDYTMTAPGYNNEVSSFITIDDSYEQEGSFHTTSVIVVREMSILQKYFADKEDKIEVDEIPTYYTYVDDHSDINVMGYQMKDDSIANALVVGIEASNQEIEYTVNDVVYLIYNYMTEDTLEIGDIVISINDGNPYTEAPLVGCEEVATFEIVRNDETMLFELTKNYYDDEKCGFGLYINPLTEIISSEVDYKIHNDFTMGPSGGLMQSLYVFNLLTPNDITGGKKIAGTGTINDLGQVGAIGGIEQKIITSAMNGIDIFFVPHLSDSEFDNYIMAKAILETLDTDMKLIPVDSFDDARSYLESKFGGAFDE from the coding sequence ATGAAAACTATATTTTTAAAACATAAAGTAGAACTAGCTATTTTATCGTTTTTTCTGCTTGTAATGATCTTAATTACTTCAATCAAAGTTGATTACACCATGACAGCCCCTGGCTATAACAATGAAGTGAGTAGCTTTATTACAATTGATGATTCTTATGAACAAGAAGGTTCTTTCCACACAACAAGTGTTATTGTTGTGAGAGAAATGTCAATCTTACAAAAGTACTTTGCTGATAAAGAAGATAAAATTGAAGTAGATGAAATACCTACTTATTATACATACGTTGATGATCATAGTGATATCAACGTTATGGGTTATCAAATGAAAGACGATTCAATCGCCAACGCACTTGTCGTTGGAATTGAAGCATCTAATCAGGAAATAGAATATACTGTTAATGATGTTGTCTATTTAATCTATAACTATATGACAGAGGATACATTAGAAATAGGTGATATCGTTATTTCTATTAATGACGGTAATCCTTATACTGAAGCACCACTAGTAGGTTGTGAAGAAGTAGCTACTTTTGAAATAGTAAGAAATGATGAAACAATGTTATTTGAACTAACTAAGAACTATTATGATGATGAGAAATGTGGGTTTGGATTATATATTAATCCTCTTACAGAAATTATCTCTAGTGAAGTAGATTATAAAATTCATAATGACTTTACAATGGGACCTAGTGGCGGTTTAATGCAAAGCCTTTATGTGTTTAACCTTTTAACACCAAATGATATAACAGGTGGTAAAAAGATCGCAGGAACCGGTACAATCAATGACTTAGGTCAGGTTGGAGCTATTGGCGGAATTGAACAAAAGATTATAACAAGCGCAATGAACGGAATTGATATCTTCTTTGTTCCACATCTAAGTGATAGTGAGTTTGATAACTATATTATGGCAAAAGCTATTTTAGAAACATTAGATACCGATATGAAACTAATTCCTGTAGATTCATTTGATGACGCTAGAAGTTATTTAGAAAGTAAATTTGGAGGTGCCTTTGATGAGTAA
- the lspA gene encoding Lipoprotein signal peptidase produces the protein MNKKHLIIMIATIIIMVLLDQVSKLIIINNVTEGELITVIDNFFVIGHAKNTGISYGGFSDAGPFFFIGVYVAAIAVFAYLAKDINFTSKKLYSFSLTMMIAGGIGNLIDRLFLGEVTDMLVLIIFNRELFGIFNIADIFLVIGMVIFAIDILIEDVFKWKKNT, from the coding sequence ATGAATAAAAAGCATCTCATAATAATGATTGCCACAATCATTATTATGGTTTTACTAGATCAAGTATCAAAGCTCATTATCATTAACAATGTAACTGAAGGAGAACTAATCACAGTAATTGATAATTTCTTTGTGATTGGCCACGCTAAAAACACTGGTATTAGTTATGGTGGATTTAGTGATGCCGGACCATTCTTCTTTATTGGAGTTTATGTTGCTGCTATTGCGGTATTTGCTTACTTAGCAAAAGACATTAACTTCACTTCAAAGAAACTATACTCATTTAGTTTAACAATGATGATAGCTGGTGGGATTGGTAATTTAATTGATCGTTTGTTTTTAGGAGAAGTAACAGATATGTTAGTTCTAATTATATTTAATAGAGAGTTATTTGGTATCTTTAATATCGCTGATATCTTCCTGGTAATCGGGATGGTAATCTTCGCTATCGATATCTTAATTGAGGACGTGTTCAAATGGAAGAAAAATACATAG
- the rluD gene encoding Ribosomal large subunit pseudouridine synthase D, with the protein MEEKYIVLEENNFERLDKYLTTLTDHSRSTVQALIKQGNVLVNEKSVKNNYKIKTDDVIVLTPFEEVEVDVLAEDIPIDIVYQDKDLLVVNKGYNMVVHPAPGNYTGTLVNALLYHVKDLDAIKGEIRPGIVHRIDKETSGLLVVAKNAKALEDLSDQLRLKTVTRKYVALVDGVIPHNLGKVNAPIGRDPKNRQKMKCVDSGKASVTNFKVLSRYEDYTLIECVLETGRTHQIRVHLAYIDHPVVGDPKYGRRKTDTTNGQFLHAKTLGFIHPTTKEYMEFNADLPDYFKEHLETLE; encoded by the coding sequence ATGGAAGAAAAATACATAGTTTTAGAAGAAAACAATTTTGAAAGATTAGACAAATATTTAACAACACTTACCGATCATTCAAGAAGTACAGTTCAAGCTTTGATCAAACAAGGTAATGTTTTAGTGAATGAAAAGAGTGTTAAAAACAACTACAAAATAAAAACAGATGATGTTATTGTACTAACACCATTTGAAGAAGTTGAAGTTGATGTACTAGCTGAAGATATCCCTATTGATATCGTCTATCAGGATAAAGACTTACTAGTTGTTAATAAAGGCTATAATATGGTGGTGCATCCTGCACCAGGTAATTATACTGGTACTTTAGTAAATGCCTTACTTTATCATGTGAAAGATTTAGATGCAATTAAAGGGGAAATAAGACCGGGAATTGTTCATAGAATTGATAAAGAGACTAGTGGGTTATTAGTTGTTGCTAAAAACGCTAAAGCATTAGAAGACTTATCCGATCAATTACGTTTAAAAACAGTAACAAGAAAATACGTTGCTTTAGTTGATGGGGTTATTCCTCATAACTTAGGTAAAGTAAATGCACCAATCGGGAGAGATCCTAAAAATAGACAAAAGATGAAATGCGTTGATAGTGGAAAAGCTTCAGTAACGAATTTTAAAGTATTATCTAGATATGAAGATTATACTTTAATTGAATGTGTCTTAGAAACAGGTAGAACCCATCAAATTCGTGTTCATCTCGCATATATTGATCACCCTGTTGTTGGTGATCCCAAATATGGTAGAAGAAAAACTGATACTACGAATGGACAATTCTTACATGCTAAAACATTAGGATTTATCCATCCAACAACTAAAGAGTATATGGAATTTAACGCAGATTTACCAGATTACTTTAAAGAACATTTAGAAACTTTAGAATAA
- the wapA gene encoding tRNA nuclease WapA precursor, giving the protein MYYLNSRFYNPDIGRFINSDGLLGEAGNILGHNMYAYCQNNPVMYTDPSGEFFGVIAVIAVCVSIVGAISLGTAIGNTFKLMKSSRMLKSTSKINYDDYDLSNDEVLKMKLDQDARFAAIDNVSLTTNIMNGLRLTLRSIAKLARVDGAFSDSWGVEQVSIIDIDYELDGIINSYTSEADSFNPENVEYYKNRFDYWRKYYADLH; this is encoded by the coding sequence TTGTACTATTTGAATAGTCGATTCTATAATCCTGATATTGGTAGATTCATTAATTCAGATGGTTTACTAGGAGAAGCTGGAAACATCTTAGGACATAACATGTATGCATATTGTCAAAACAATCCAGTGATGTATACTGATCCAAGTGGAGAGTTTTTTGGTGTTATTGCAGTTATTGCTGTATGTGTAAGTATTGTTGGTGCAATAAGTTTAGGTACAGCTATTGGTAACACTTTTAAACTGATGAAATCGTCTAGAATGCTTAAAAGCACTTCGAAAATAAACTATGATGACTACGATTTAAGTAATGATGAAGTACTTAAAATGAAACTTGATCAAGATGCAAGATTTGCAGCGATAGATAACGTAAGCCTAACAACAAATATTATGAATGGGTTAAGATTAACATTAAGATCTATTGCCAAATTAGCACGTGTTGATGGTGCATTTTCTGATTCATGGGGAGTTGAGCAAGTATCAATTATTGATATAGATTATGAATTAGATGGGATTATTAATAGTTACACAAGTGAAGCTGATTCATTTAATCCAGAAAATGTGGAATATTATAAAAATAGATTTGATTATTGGAGGAAGTATTATGCTGATTTACATTAA